A genomic window from Pyxicephalus adspersus chromosome 2, UCB_Pads_2.0, whole genome shotgun sequence includes:
- the LOC140322193 gene encoding cocaine- and amphetamine-regulated transcript protein-like — MSLKATCPGPQQSHQRAARRASTEELTLPRRYPSSTMNSSALLLQLLCASVLLFCLCQGQSSREISSEDFDAKKIPTSSEKELVEAMEELLGKFQDRYPVYQKRAQIPMCDIGERCAVKQGPRIGKLCDCSRGSSCNSFLLKCI; from the exons atgagttTAAAAGCAACTTGTCCGGGGCCCCAACAGAGCCATCAGAGAGCTGCGAGAAGAGCCAGCACAGAGGAGCTCACCCTGCCCCGGCGTTACCCTTCCAGTACCATGAACAGCTCCGCGCTCCTTCTCCAACTACTGTGCGCAAGTGTCCTCCTCTTCTGCCTCTGCCAGGGGCAATCCTCCAGGGAAATCTCCTCCGAAGACTTTGATGCCAAGAAAATCCCCACATCGTCTGAGAAAGAGCTG GTGGAGGCAATGGAAGAGCTGTTGGGAAAATTTCAGGACAGGTACCCTGTGTATCAGAAGAGAGCCCAGATCCCAATG TGTGACATTGGAGAGAGATGTGCAGTGAAGCAAGGTCCCAGAATTGGCAAGCTGTGCGACTGTTCTCGTGGATCATCCTGCAACTCATTCCTGTTGAAGTGCATATGA